A genomic region of Microtus ochrogaster isolate Prairie Vole_2 chromosome 15, MicOch1.0, whole genome shotgun sequence contains the following coding sequences:
- the LOC102000154 gene encoding sperm motility kinase-like has product MEVVRETVCCDKETFSSIYQMLTTLGRGTFGTVNLAFHMPTVSYVAVKILANVNGDCARNKNEVDIMRSLVHPHIIRFLQEVQTREMTYLIMDYASKGNLLHQIRKPGGLQECEARRLFGQVAQAVKYCHDNWIVHRDIKANNVLIDASGNAKLCDFGLAVRVAPGKKLKTFCGTLAYCAPELFGVEPYDGYASDVWNLGVLLYYMVARHLPFQASSSMGLKQQILAANFSVPHHVPLDIFNVIVEIFMISPNRRPTISQILTRPMIRDSQARESIQSLPGTPSPSIVSTMAGMGYQREEMIECLEDQKFDQAMATYPSLQHQAPGGDCCHHRGKPTKPMEPGLVLNPADLHTFSGTPLEGKLLQEPLAGIPTSHPSRFRCLSPQTQSLGKSELGSE; this is encoded by the coding sequence ATGGAGGTGGTCAGAGAGACCGTCTGTTGTGACAAGGAGACATTTAGCAGTATCTATCAAATGCTGACAACTCTGGGACGAGGAACTTTTGGCACAGTGAACCTGGCCTTTCACATGCCCACTGTCAGCTACGTGGCTGTGAAGATTCTGGCAAATGTGAATGGGGACTGCGCCCGGAACAAGAATGAGGTTGATATAATGAGATCCCTCGTTCATCCGCATATAATCAGGTTCCTTCAGGAGGTGCAGACACGGGAGATGACGTATCTCATCATGGATTACGCCTCCAAAGGGAACCTGTTGCATCAAATTAGAAAACCGGGAGGCTTACAGGAGTGCGAGGCTCGAAGGCTGTTTGGACAGGTAGCACAGGCAGTGAAGTACTGCCACGACAACTGGATCGTCCACAGGGACATCAAAGCCAACAACGTCTTGATCGACGCCTCTGGGAATGCGAAGCTTTGTGATTTTGGCCTGGCAGTCAGAGTTGCCCCCGGGAAAAAACTAAAGACTTTCTGCGGCACTCTGGCCTACTGTGCCCCGGAACTCTTCGGAGTGGAGCCATACGATGGCTATGCCAGCGATGTTTGGAACTTAGGCGTCCTCCTCTACTACATGGTGGCCAGGCACCTTCCGTTCCAAGCGAGCTCTTCTATGGGGTTGAAGCAGCAAATTTTAGCTGCAAACTTCAGCGTTCCTCATCATGTCCCACTTGATATTTTCAACGTAATCGTGGAAATCTTCATGATCAGCCCCAACAGGAGGCCCACCATCAGCCAAATCCTGACGCGCCCCATGATCAGGGACAGCCAGGCACGGGAATCCATCCAGAGTCTCCCAGGCACCCCGAGCCCTAGCATTGTCAGCACCATGGCAGGCATGGGGTACCAACGGGAAGAAATGATTGAGTGTCTAGAAGACCAAAAATTTGATCAGGCGATGGCCACATACCCGAGTCTGCAACACCAGGCACCCGGGGGAGACTGCTGCCATCACCGGGGGAAACCCACAAAACCCATGGAGCCAGGCCTTGTCCTCAACCCGGCTGATCTTCACACCTTCTCTGGGACTCCTCTAGAGGGCAAGCTCCTGCAAGAACCTTTAGCAGGAATCCCCACAAGTCATCCCAGCAGGTTCCGTTGCTTGAGTCCTCAGACCCAAAGCTTGGGAAAATCTGAGCTGGGGAGCGAGTGA